One part of the Excalfactoria chinensis isolate bCotChi1 chromosome 8, bCotChi1.hap2, whole genome shotgun sequence genome encodes these proteins:
- the KANK4 gene encoding KN motif and ankyrin repeat domain-containing protein 4 isoform X2, producing MEKTDAGQPPLPNGDGEQPRSLPYSLETPYGFHLDLDFLKYVDDIEKGNTIRRVHIHRKAKQPKFSTLPRNFSLPENGSHGYAASAGPGWPAATYRAQRKASLGAEEISRVLLPSEEPSYRRKALLAETRRHAELVRCEDELRGRPQLLRASSLPAALPPGQAPAGDGCVPCPLRPSDNGSCPESTFRPMPRSPDGIASLPSPMLSPRAELALQQQEWPGKGGLVRDVPKERAQPLWQGQHSAVQLHVVVESRGEEGDASDATNGSTLVSASPGAPQLANESTNHGKAGGSVSEIALNVLKEGEDRCGSAQEKEERGGDVGEPGGIAALKQRIAVLEEQLDRKKEEVEQIRAVLKQQDHKIKEKEKSIQLLASSKAQLEEQLCQENMREDTVSSMQRGSMLQCSDAAVNTEVSYVNGSKQVHDKGINVNIPLSTQSIGCGIHTVDNGNLLAAELSAQGWADVGTSGGGDGHFAKRSETEAGLEPGLHAPGFTVLKIDEQLSNDNQNQRNSCDAQSLAAHAAAAESYRTKRTGSNAGENKAGFGEDKTEDEMGEEGLPDPKDFPAVDPIGQYVKKIQELLQEQWMCLEHGYPELASAIKQPASKLSSIQNQLVNSLNSLLSAYSSQRPADKENSNTHYQQLETSPTTSLKSIMKKKGYGSHAGGNGTKKNLQFVGVNGGYETTSSEDTSCEDSPSDGDAESDTERGAGGLEPTQEQEGGGSEGASCGTSVQETREDDDLQEAGAEAAPCTQHKADRCKPSEDFLAACQLLSQHLSEIRTTSDQHPRHVLSTICQEWFRVSSRKSSSPEVVSAYLQALGTIQPQLLEAVINMADRNGNTALHYSVSHSNFMIAKLLLDTGVCRLDLPNQAGYTAVMLTPLAAAETDEDMAVVMRLLKEGDVNVRAAQGGQTALMLGVSHEREAMVRALLACQADVNMQDEQGSTALMVACRQGSTDMVRLLLAQPGCQLALTDKDGDTALSIAQRSAHEDIAALLQSAQHDPSE from the exons ATGGAGAAGACAGATG CCGGCCAGCCACCCCTGCCCAATGGGGACGGGGAgcagccccgcagcctcccCTACTCCTTGGAAACACCGTATGGCTTCCACCTGGACCTGGACTTCCTCAAGTATGTGGATGACATTGAGAAAGGGAACACCATCAGGAGGGTCCACATCCACCGCAAAGCCAAGCAGCCCAAATTCAGCACTCTGCCCCGAAACTTCAGCCTGCCCGAGAACGGCTCCCACGGCTACGCAGCCTCTGCAGGGCCTGGCTGGCCAGCTGCCACATACCGTGCACAGCGCAAGGCGTCCCTGGGGGCGGAGGAGATCTCACGGGTCCTGCTGCCCAGCGAGGAGCCCAGTTACCGCAGGAAGGCTCTCCTGGCTGAGACGCGACGGCACGCTGAGCTGGTGCGCTGTGAGGATGAGCTGCGGGGGCGGCCGCAGCTGCTGCGGGCATccagcctgcctgcagcactgccgcCTGGCCAGGCCCCGGCTGGTGATGGCTGTGTGCCGTGTCCCCTCCGGCCCAGTGACAATGGGAGCTGCCCAGAAAGCACATTCCGTCCCATGCCACGTTCACCCGATGGCATCGCCTCGCTGCCATCTCCCATGTTGAGTCCTAGAGCAGAGTTGGCCttgcagcagcaggaatggCCAGGGAAAGGTGGCCTCGTGCGGGATGTCCCCAAGGAGAGGGCACAGCCCCTGTGGCAGGGCCAGCACTCTGCCGTGCAGCTGCATGTGGTGGTGGAGAGCCGGGGCGAGGAGGGCGATGCCAGTGATGCCACCAATGGTAGCACCCTGGTCTCAGCCTCACCAGGTGCCCCGCAGCTtgcaaatgaaagcacaaaCCATGGGAAAGCAGGGGGAAGCGTAAGTGAAATTGCTCTGAATGTGCTGAAGGAAGGTGAGGACAGGTGTGGCAGTGCCCAAGAGAAGGAGGAGCGGGGAGGAGATGTGGGAGAGCCCGGTGGGATCGCTGCACTGAAGCAGCgcattgctgtgctggaggagcagctggacaggaagaaggaagaggtggagcagatcagagcagtgctgaagcAGCAGGATCATAAGAtcaaggaaaaggagaagagcatTCAGTTACTGGCCAGCTCCAAAgcccagctggaggagcagctgtgccaggagaaCATGCGAGAGGACACGGTGTCTTCCATGCAGCGTGGCAGCATGCTGCAGTGCAGCGACGCAGCGGTGAACACTGAAGTCTCATATGTGAATGGCTCCAAGCAAGTCCACGATAAGGGCATCAATGTAAATATCCCACTCTCCACCCAGTCCATAGGATGTGGCATCCACACAGTGGACAATGGAAACTTGCTGGCGGCGGAGCTGAGTGCTCAGGGATGGGCCGATGTTGGCACCAGTGGTGGTGGAGATGGACACTTTGCCAAGCGCTCAGAGACTGAAGCTGGCCTGGAGCCTGGCCTTCACGCCCCAGGCTTCACCGTGCTGAAGATTGACGAGCAGCTCAGCAATGACAACCAAAACCAAAGGAATAGCTGTGACGCCCAGAGTCTCGCTGCTCATGCAGCGGCTGCAGAAAGCTATCGAACAAAAAGAACTGGGTCAAATGCAGGCGAAAACAAGGCAGGCTTTGGTGAAGACAAAACTGAAGATGAGATGGGAGAGGAAGGTCTCCCTGACCCCAAAGATTTCCCTGCTGTTGACCCCATAGGCCAATACGTAAAGAAaatccaggagctgctgcaggagcagtggATGTGTTTGGAGCATGGCTACCCTGAGCTGGCAAGCGCTATCAAACAGCCGGCCTCTAAGCTCAGCTCCATCCAGAACCAATTAGTTAATTCCTTAAACTCGTTGCTGTCTGCCTACTCTTCGCAGAGGCCAGCAGATAAGGAGAATTCGAACACGCACTATCAGCAGTTGG AAACCTCACCAACCACAAGTCTTAAGTCTatcatgaaaaagaaaggttATGGCTCCCATGCAGGAGGCAATGGGACCAAAAAGAATCTTCAGTTTGTTGGGGTAAATGGTGG CTATGAAACAACTTCAAGCGAAGACACAAGTTGTGAAGACAGCCCATCAGATGGGGATGCAGAGAGTGACACAGAGAGAGGAGCTGGTGGTCTGGAGCCCACACAGGAGCAAGAGGGAGGTGGAAGCGAGGGAGCTTCATGTGGGACCTCCGTGCAGGAGACACGAGAAGACGATGACCTGCAGGAAGCTGGGGCAgaagcagcaccttgcactCAGCACAAGGCTGACAG ATGCAAACCCTCTGAAGATTTCCTTGCTGCCTGCCAGCTGCTCAGCCAGCACCTCTCCGAAATAAGGACCACGAGTGACCAGCATCCG CGGCACGTCCTCAGCACCATCTGCCAGGAGTGGTTCCGGGTGTCGAGTCGCAAGTCCTCCAGCCCTGAGGTGGTCTCGGCCTacctgcaggcactgggcaCCATCCAGCcgcagctgctggaggcagtGATCAACATGGCTGACAGGAATGGCAACACGGCTCTTCACTACAGCGTCTCCCACTCCAATTTCATGATTGCAAAGCTCCTGCTGGACACAG GGGTCTGCCGCCTGGACCTGCCGAACCAGGCGGGCTACACGGCCGTGATGCTCACCCCGCTGGCGGCTGCCGAGACAGATGAAGACATGGCTGTGGTGATGAGGCTGCTGAAGGAGGGGGACGTCAATGTGCGAGCTGCTCAG GGAGGGCAGACGGCCCTGATGCTGGGGGTGAGCCACGAGCGGGAGGCCATGGTGCGGGCCCTGCTGGCCTGCCAGGCCGACGTCAACATGCAGGACGAGCAGGGCAGCACGGCGCTGATGGTGGCCTGCCGGCAGGGCAGCACCGACATGgtcaggctgctgctggcccaGCCCGGCTGCCAGCTGGCACTGACAGACAAG GATGGAGACACAGCACTGTCCATTGCCCAGAGGAGCGCCCACGAGGACATcgctgcactgctgcagagcgCCCAGCACGACCCCAGCGAATGA
- the KANK4 gene encoding KN motif and ankyrin repeat domain-containing protein 4 isoform X1: MEKTDAAGQPPLPNGDGEQPRSLPYSLETPYGFHLDLDFLKYVDDIEKGNTIRRVHIHRKAKQPKFSTLPRNFSLPENGSHGYAASAGPGWPAATYRAQRKASLGAEEISRVLLPSEEPSYRRKALLAETRRHAELVRCEDELRGRPQLLRASSLPAALPPGQAPAGDGCVPCPLRPSDNGSCPESTFRPMPRSPDGIASLPSPMLSPRAELALQQQEWPGKGGLVRDVPKERAQPLWQGQHSAVQLHVVVESRGEEGDASDATNGSTLVSASPGAPQLANESTNHGKAGGSVSEIALNVLKEGEDRCGSAQEKEERGGDVGEPGGIAALKQRIAVLEEQLDRKKEEVEQIRAVLKQQDHKIKEKEKSIQLLASSKAQLEEQLCQENMREDTVSSMQRGSMLQCSDAAVNTEVSYVNGSKQVHDKGINVNIPLSTQSIGCGIHTVDNGNLLAAELSAQGWADVGTSGGGDGHFAKRSETEAGLEPGLHAPGFTVLKIDEQLSNDNQNQRNSCDAQSLAAHAAAAESYRTKRTGSNAGENKAGFGEDKTEDEMGEEGLPDPKDFPAVDPIGQYVKKIQELLQEQWMCLEHGYPELASAIKQPASKLSSIQNQLVNSLNSLLSAYSSQRPADKENSNTHYQQLETSPTTSLKSIMKKKGYGSHAGGNGTKKNLQFVGVNGGYETTSSEDTSCEDSPSDGDAESDTERGAGGLEPTQEQEGGGSEGASCGTSVQETREDDDLQEAGAEAAPCTQHKADRCKPSEDFLAACQLLSQHLSEIRTTSDQHPRHVLSTICQEWFRVSSRKSSSPEVVSAYLQALGTIQPQLLEAVINMADRNGNTALHYSVSHSNFMIAKLLLDTGVCRLDLPNQAGYTAVMLTPLAAAETDEDMAVVMRLLKEGDVNVRAAQGGQTALMLGVSHEREAMVRALLACQADVNMQDEQGSTALMVACRQGSTDMVRLLLAQPGCQLALTDKDGDTALSIAQRSAHEDIAALLQSAQHDPSE; encoded by the exons ATGGAGAAGACAGATG CAGCCGGCCAGCCACCCCTGCCCAATGGGGACGGGGAgcagccccgcagcctcccCTACTCCTTGGAAACACCGTATGGCTTCCACCTGGACCTGGACTTCCTCAAGTATGTGGATGACATTGAGAAAGGGAACACCATCAGGAGGGTCCACATCCACCGCAAAGCCAAGCAGCCCAAATTCAGCACTCTGCCCCGAAACTTCAGCCTGCCCGAGAACGGCTCCCACGGCTACGCAGCCTCTGCAGGGCCTGGCTGGCCAGCTGCCACATACCGTGCACAGCGCAAGGCGTCCCTGGGGGCGGAGGAGATCTCACGGGTCCTGCTGCCCAGCGAGGAGCCCAGTTACCGCAGGAAGGCTCTCCTGGCTGAGACGCGACGGCACGCTGAGCTGGTGCGCTGTGAGGATGAGCTGCGGGGGCGGCCGCAGCTGCTGCGGGCATccagcctgcctgcagcactgccgcCTGGCCAGGCCCCGGCTGGTGATGGCTGTGTGCCGTGTCCCCTCCGGCCCAGTGACAATGGGAGCTGCCCAGAAAGCACATTCCGTCCCATGCCACGTTCACCCGATGGCATCGCCTCGCTGCCATCTCCCATGTTGAGTCCTAGAGCAGAGTTGGCCttgcagcagcaggaatggCCAGGGAAAGGTGGCCTCGTGCGGGATGTCCCCAAGGAGAGGGCACAGCCCCTGTGGCAGGGCCAGCACTCTGCCGTGCAGCTGCATGTGGTGGTGGAGAGCCGGGGCGAGGAGGGCGATGCCAGTGATGCCACCAATGGTAGCACCCTGGTCTCAGCCTCACCAGGTGCCCCGCAGCTtgcaaatgaaagcacaaaCCATGGGAAAGCAGGGGGAAGCGTAAGTGAAATTGCTCTGAATGTGCTGAAGGAAGGTGAGGACAGGTGTGGCAGTGCCCAAGAGAAGGAGGAGCGGGGAGGAGATGTGGGAGAGCCCGGTGGGATCGCTGCACTGAAGCAGCgcattgctgtgctggaggagcagctggacaggaagaaggaagaggtggagcagatcagagcagtgctgaagcAGCAGGATCATAAGAtcaaggaaaaggagaagagcatTCAGTTACTGGCCAGCTCCAAAgcccagctggaggagcagctgtgccaggagaaCATGCGAGAGGACACGGTGTCTTCCATGCAGCGTGGCAGCATGCTGCAGTGCAGCGACGCAGCGGTGAACACTGAAGTCTCATATGTGAATGGCTCCAAGCAAGTCCACGATAAGGGCATCAATGTAAATATCCCACTCTCCACCCAGTCCATAGGATGTGGCATCCACACAGTGGACAATGGAAACTTGCTGGCGGCGGAGCTGAGTGCTCAGGGATGGGCCGATGTTGGCACCAGTGGTGGTGGAGATGGACACTTTGCCAAGCGCTCAGAGACTGAAGCTGGCCTGGAGCCTGGCCTTCACGCCCCAGGCTTCACCGTGCTGAAGATTGACGAGCAGCTCAGCAATGACAACCAAAACCAAAGGAATAGCTGTGACGCCCAGAGTCTCGCTGCTCATGCAGCGGCTGCAGAAAGCTATCGAACAAAAAGAACTGGGTCAAATGCAGGCGAAAACAAGGCAGGCTTTGGTGAAGACAAAACTGAAGATGAGATGGGAGAGGAAGGTCTCCCTGACCCCAAAGATTTCCCTGCTGTTGACCCCATAGGCCAATACGTAAAGAAaatccaggagctgctgcaggagcagtggATGTGTTTGGAGCATGGCTACCCTGAGCTGGCAAGCGCTATCAAACAGCCGGCCTCTAAGCTCAGCTCCATCCAGAACCAATTAGTTAATTCCTTAAACTCGTTGCTGTCTGCCTACTCTTCGCAGAGGCCAGCAGATAAGGAGAATTCGAACACGCACTATCAGCAGTTGG AAACCTCACCAACCACAAGTCTTAAGTCTatcatgaaaaagaaaggttATGGCTCCCATGCAGGAGGCAATGGGACCAAAAAGAATCTTCAGTTTGTTGGGGTAAATGGTGG CTATGAAACAACTTCAAGCGAAGACACAAGTTGTGAAGACAGCCCATCAGATGGGGATGCAGAGAGTGACACAGAGAGAGGAGCTGGTGGTCTGGAGCCCACACAGGAGCAAGAGGGAGGTGGAAGCGAGGGAGCTTCATGTGGGACCTCCGTGCAGGAGACACGAGAAGACGATGACCTGCAGGAAGCTGGGGCAgaagcagcaccttgcactCAGCACAAGGCTGACAG ATGCAAACCCTCTGAAGATTTCCTTGCTGCCTGCCAGCTGCTCAGCCAGCACCTCTCCGAAATAAGGACCACGAGTGACCAGCATCCG CGGCACGTCCTCAGCACCATCTGCCAGGAGTGGTTCCGGGTGTCGAGTCGCAAGTCCTCCAGCCCTGAGGTGGTCTCGGCCTacctgcaggcactgggcaCCATCCAGCcgcagctgctggaggcagtGATCAACATGGCTGACAGGAATGGCAACACGGCTCTTCACTACAGCGTCTCCCACTCCAATTTCATGATTGCAAAGCTCCTGCTGGACACAG GGGTCTGCCGCCTGGACCTGCCGAACCAGGCGGGCTACACGGCCGTGATGCTCACCCCGCTGGCGGCTGCCGAGACAGATGAAGACATGGCTGTGGTGATGAGGCTGCTGAAGGAGGGGGACGTCAATGTGCGAGCTGCTCAG GGAGGGCAGACGGCCCTGATGCTGGGGGTGAGCCACGAGCGGGAGGCCATGGTGCGGGCCCTGCTGGCCTGCCAGGCCGACGTCAACATGCAGGACGAGCAGGGCAGCACGGCGCTGATGGTGGCCTGCCGGCAGGGCAGCACCGACATGgtcaggctgctgctggcccaGCCCGGCTGCCAGCTGGCACTGACAGACAAG GATGGAGACACAGCACTGTCCATTGCCCAGAGGAGCGCCCACGAGGACATcgctgcactgctgcagagcgCCCAGCACGACCCCAGCGAATGA
- the USP1 gene encoding ubiquitin carboxyl-terminal hydrolase 1, translating to MPAVLPSDGSAPQRGSPCRKNRLSLKLFQKKEAKRALDFTEPADDEQKGAELRAAEIDQVVPAAQPPLLVSCEKKDNMLPFVGLNNLGNTCYLNSVLQVLYFCPGFKTGVKHLFNIISKKKESLKDEGELKAEKGNCKEDPLASYELICSLHSLILSVEQLQASFLLNPEKYTDELATQPRRLLNTLRELNPMYEGYLQHDAQEVLQCILGNIQETCQLLKKEELNKLPLEEPRAKGEGKIPQNSESNGTSSSAEEEENVPSSHVGEVAEDKLPKGNGKRKSDAEGGNAKKKSKVSKEQIAAEENQRQTRSKRKATGEKLENQTDAIAKCSTENESAKPTQKKSRLKLNWLKSSCRQPSILSKFYSLGKLTTNLGPKDPVKEFDDCELEESSAKCENGNDVKEDGHEPASPVESHNEKGTEKEPKKEGTELAVFELVEKLFQGQLVLRTRCLECECFTERREDFQDISVPVQEDELSKTEESSEISPEPKTEMKTLKWAISQFASVERIVGEDKYFCENCHHYTEAERSLLFDKMPEVITIHLKCFAASGLEFDCYGGLSKINTPLLTPLRLSLEEWSTKPTNDTYGLFAVVMHSGITISSGHYTASVKVTDLNSLELDKGNFITAQMCETIKPEPLNEEEARTVAEDYDDGEVSFRVNGNAQPGKVLNKKNMEAVGLLGGQKSKSDCDLYNSKPATSEKVLNIVTESRNPESAPANGSVECGTERGDQNGVAFSGLENKALYVLQSLKEYEGKWLLFDDSEVKVTEEKDFLNSLSPTSSSTSTPYLLFYKKIVE from the exons ATGCCGGCGGTGCTCCCGAGCGACGGCAGCGCGCCGCAGCGGGGCAGCCCGTGCAGGAAGAACCGGCTGTCGCTGAAGCTCTTCCAGAAGAAAGAGGCGAAGAGGGCGCTGGATTTCACCGAGCCGGCGGACGATGAGCAGAAGGGCGCCGAGCTCCGCGCCGCTGAGAT TGACCAGGttgttcctgcagcacagcctccctTGCTTGTCAGCTGTGAGAAGAAGGACAACATGTTGCCCTTTGTGGGCTTGAATAATCTTGGCAACACCTGTTACCTTAACAGCGTTCTTCAG GTATTATATTTTTGTCCTGGTTTTAAAACGGGAgtcaaacatttatttaatatcatttcaaagaagaaagaatcgTTGAAGGATGAAGGAGagctaaaagcagaaaag GGAAACTGTAAAGAAGATCCACTGGCAAGTTATGAACTGATCTGCAGTTTGCACTCGTTGATTCTTTCTGTTGAACAGCTTCAAGCCAGCTTTCTTTTAAACCCAGAGAAATACACTGATGAACTTGCTACTCAGCCACGAAGGCTGCTGAACACCCTTAG AGAGCTCAACCCTATGTACGAAGGCTACTTGCAGCACGATGCCCAGGAAGTTCTGCAGTGCATCCTTGGCAATATTCAAGAAACGTGTCAGCTCctgaagaaggaagaactgaatAAACTGCCTTTGGAAGAGCCCAGAGCtaaaggggagggaaaaattCCTCAAAATTCTGAGAGCAATGGAACCAGCAGCTCTGCCGAGGAGGAGGAGAACGTCCCAAGTAGCCACGTGGGAGAGGTAGCTGAAGATAAGCTACCCAAAGGAAACGGGAAAAGAAAAAGCGATGCTGAAGGCGGCAACGCAAAGAAAAAGTCCAAAGTATCGAAAGAACAAATTGCAGCAGAGGAAAATCAAAGACAAACCAGGTCAAAGAGGAAAGCAACAGGAGAAAAGCTGGAGAATCAAACTGATGCCATCGCCAAGTGTTCCACTGAGAATGAGAGCGCAAAGCCAACACAGAAAAAGTCACGACTTAAATTAAACTGGTTAAAATCCTCATGCAGACAGCCAAGTATTCTGTCCAAATTTTATAGTCTGGGGAAGTTAACTACAAATTTGGGACCCAAAGACCCAGTGAAAGAGTTCGATGACTGTGAGCTTGAAGAGTCATCTGCCAAGTGTGAAAATGGTAACGATGTTAAAGAAGATGGTCACGAACCAGCATCTCCTGTGGAAAGCCATAAtgaaaaaggaactgaaaaagaaccaaaaaaggAAG GTACAGAGTTGGCTGTTTTTGAACTAGTGGAGAAATTGTTCCAGGGCCAGTTAGTACTGAGAACGCGATGCTTGGAGTGCGAGTGCTTTACTGAGAGAAGAGAGGACTTCCAGGACATCAGTGTTCCAGTGCAAGAAGATGAACTTtccaaaactgaagaaagttCTGAAA tttctccagagccaaaaacagaaatgaagactCTGAAGTGGGCAATTTCACAGTTTGCATCGGTGGAAAGGATTGTGGGAGAGGACAAATACTTCTGCGAGAACTGCCATCATTACACAGAAGCAGAACGCAGCCTTTTATTTGATAAAATGCCTGAAGTTATAACAATTCATTTGAAGTGCTTTGCTGCTAGTGGCTTAGA gttTGATTGCTACGGAGGACTGTCAAAGATAAACACTCCCTTACTGACGCCACTCAGActgtctctggaagaatggagCACGAAGCCAACCAATGACACCTACGGGTTATTTGCAGTGGTGATGCACAGCGGCATCACAATTAGCAGCGGACACTACACAGCTTCGGTCAAAGTCACAGATCTCAACAGCCTGGAGTTAGACAAGGGGAACTTCATCACTGCCCAAATGTGCGAAACCATTAAGCCAGAACCACTGAATGAGGAGGAAGCAAGAACTGTTGCTGAAGACTACGACGACGGCGAAGTCTCTTTTAGAGTCAATGGCAACGCACAGCCAGGTAAAGTtctgaacaaaaagaacatggaAGCTGTCGGACTTCTTGGGGGACAGAAGAGCAAGTCTGACTGTGACCTGTACAACAGCAAACCAGCAACCAGCGAGAAGGTTCTCAATATAGTTACTGAGAGCAGAAACCCCGAGTCCGCCCCTGCTAATGGAAGTGTGGAGTGCGGCACTGAACGCGGCGATCAGAACGGGGTCGCTTTCAGTGgactggaaaacaaagctttgtACGTCCTGCAGAGCCTGAAGGAGTACGAAGGGAAGTGGTTGCTGTTCGATGATTCTGAAGTGAAAGTTACAGAGGAAAAGGACTTCCTGAATTCTCTTTCTCCCACGTCGTCATCTACATCAACTCCTTACCTACTGTTTTATAAGAAGATTGTAGAGTGA